The proteins below come from a single Zhouia spongiae genomic window:
- a CDS encoding GDCCVxC domain-containing (seleno)protein: MDTTILKSTITCPKCGHKEEEQMPTDACQFFYECKNCKVVIRPKEGDCCVYCSYGTKACPPVQNDMKCCE, encoded by the coding sequence ATGGATACTACAATTTTAAAATCCACCATTACCTGTCCCAAATGCGGGCACAAAGAAGAGGAACAAATGCCCACCGATGCCTGTCAGTTTTTCTATGAATGTAAAAACTGTAAGGTAGTAATTCGGCCAAAGGAAGGCGATTGTTGCGTGTACTGTTCATATGGCACCAAGGCTTGTCCACCTGTCCAAAATGATATGAAATGTTGCGAATGA
- a CDS encoding HYC_CC_PP family protein — MKKIFHKILSVLMALVVMFTTMSFTVDMHYCGDSLVDFSFFTKAESCGMEKAQPTRGCENPAMSEKSCCSDQKIVKEGSDDLKTSFNKLTFEQQTFVATFFYTYINLFEGLDENIVPFKDYSPPFIERDVQILYETYLI; from the coding sequence ATGAAAAAGATCTTCCATAAGATATTATCCGTTTTGATGGCTTTGGTAGTGATGTTCACTACAATGTCGTTTACGGTGGATATGCATTATTGTGGGGATTCTTTGGTTGATTTTAGTTTCTTCACAAAAGCAGAATCTTGCGGGATGGAAAAAGCACAACCAACCAGGGGTTGTGAAAATCCTGCTATGAGCGAGAAATCTTGTTGCTCGGACCAAAAAATAGTGAAGGAAGGTAGCGACGACCTTAAAACATCATTCAATAAACTTACTTTTGAGCAACAGACCTTCGTTGCCACATTTTTCTACACCTATATCAATCTTTTCGAGGGACTTGATGAAAACATTGTTCCCTTCAAGGATTACTCGCCCCCCTTTATTGAACGGGACGTTCAGATACTTTACGAGACCTATTTAATTTGA
- a CDS encoding ArsR/SmtB family transcription factor encodes MALELSCTRAEADQKQLMRCRETLKTSSESINSIGKVLALAGNETRLKILFLLNEEGELCPCDFSDILEMSVPAISQHIRKMKDAELITSRRDGQTLYYSLVKDSSNVLEGIFGRLKENKQVA; translated from the coding sequence ATGGCTCTTGAATTAAGTTGCACCCGTGCCGAGGCAGACCAGAAGCAATTGATGCGCTGTCGTGAGACGTTGAAAACAAGTTCAGAATCAATCAACAGTATTGGCAAGGTACTCGCCCTGGCAGGTAATGAGACCAGACTGAAGATACTTTTCCTCTTGAACGAGGAAGGTGAACTTTGTCCTTGTGATTTTTCAGATATACTGGAAATGAGCGTACCCGCAATTTCGCAGCATATCCGTAAAATGAAGGATGCTGAATTGATAACTTCAAGACGTGATGGTCAAACGTTGTACTACTCCTTGGTCAAGGATTCAAGCAATGTGTTGGAAGGAATATTCGGTAGGCTTAAAGAAAACAAACAAGTAGCATAG
- a CDS encoding SRPBCC family protein yields MASIEHINYIKVPVGLVYQVLTTEEGLANVWTRKLKVKPQINFVNEFDFDDDYLTKMKIIELKKDSKIVWECLASDQEWVGTKVLFELTVKDNVTSVVLKHYNWSEVTEFYRWCNYNWAMFLLSLKNYCENKKGLPYQEREF; encoded by the coding sequence ATGGCGAGTATTGAGCATATTAATTATATAAAAGTCCCTGTTGGACTGGTATACCAGGTATTAACAACAGAAGAAGGCCTGGCAAATGTATGGACCAGAAAACTGAAGGTCAAACCACAAATAAATTTTGTCAATGAATTTGATTTTGATGATGACTATTTAACTAAAATGAAAATCATTGAATTGAAGAAAGATTCGAAAATTGTTTGGGAATGCCTGGCTTCCGATCAGGAATGGGTAGGAACAAAGGTTTTATTTGAGCTGACTGTAAAAGATAATGTAACTTCTGTAGTTTTAAAACATTACAACTGGTCGGAAGTAACCGAATTTTATAGATGGTGTAATTATAATTGGGCGATGTTTTTACTGAGTCTTAAAAATTATTGCGAAAACAAAAAAGGATTGCCATATCAGGAAAGAGAATTCTAG
- a CDS encoding VOC family protein, with protein sequence MNPKRIWANLGVANIDKTRDFYLALGFQLNGTPTKDLVSFLFGDDAFVIHFFEKEKLKQSMEGEISNLNQGNEIMFTMAAESKKEFDTWIAEIKKAGGSVFFDSNTDRKEFYDKNGYYVCVFADPDGHKFNLFYNDN encoded by the coding sequence ATGAATCCGAAGAGAATCTGGGCAAACCTTGGTGTCGCAAATATCGATAAGACACGAGATTTTTATCTGGCACTGGGGTTTCAGTTAAACGGCACCCCGACCAAAGACCTGGTGAGCTTTTTGTTTGGAGATGATGCGTTTGTGATTCACTTTTTTGAAAAAGAAAAATTGAAGCAAAGCATGGAAGGAGAGATTTCCAATCTAAACCAGGGCAATGAAATTATGTTTACGATGGCCGCAGAGAGTAAAAAAGAGTTTGACACATGGATTGCCGAAATTAAGAAAGCCGGCGGATCTGTCTTTTTTGATTCCAATACCGACAGAAAGGAGTTTTATGATAAAAACGGCTATTATGTTTGCGTATTTGCAGACCCTGACGGCCATAAGTTTAATTTGTTTTATAACGATAATTGA
- a CDS encoding Crp/Fnr family transcriptional regulator — MKEGFFEEIYNYATILKDEYREISSAHTKINCVKNELIVESGNICNEYYIIEKGTFRSAVNNYEGEEVTTGFFTENEILIDESSLFQRIPAVENIQAMTAGVLWKIKYEDFQELFHKIEGFREWGRSWMTSQLFISRQRSLSMITLNATQRYLKLLEEKPEVIRQVPLKYIAGFLGVTDTSLSRIRKEIAKEY; from the coding sequence ATGAAAGAAGGTTTCTTTGAGGAGATTTATAATTATGCAACAATTCTAAAGGACGAGTATAGAGAAATTAGCAGCGCCCACACCAAAATCAACTGTGTGAAAAATGAATTGATCGTAGAATCGGGGAATATCTGTAATGAATATTATATTATTGAAAAAGGTACTTTCAGATCAGCTGTAAATAATTATGAGGGGGAAGAGGTTACTACCGGATTCTTCACAGAGAATGAAATTTTAATAGATGAATCTTCCTTGTTTCAAAGAATCCCGGCTGTGGAGAATATTCAGGCTATGACAGCCGGGGTGCTGTGGAAGATAAAATATGAAGACTTTCAGGAATTATTCCATAAGATAGAAGGCTTCAGGGAATGGGGCCGGTCATGGATGACCAGTCAGCTTTTTATTTCCAGACAACGCTCCCTGTCAATGATTACCCTCAATGCAACTCAGCGGTATTTAAAGTTGCTTGAAGAAAAGCCGGAAGTAATACGGCAAGTACCATTAAAATATATAGCCGGCTTTTTAGGGGTCACAGATACCTCCTTAAGCCGGATACGGAAAGAAATTGCAAAAGAATATTAG
- a CDS encoding efflux RND transporter permease subunit yields the protein MLNKGIKFLIENKLVAVLMLALFVGWGIVNAPFNWDTGILPNDPVAVDAIPDIGENQQIVFTKWQGRSPQDIEDQITYPLTTSLLGIPGVKTIRSSSMFGFSSIYIIFEEDIEFYWSRSRILEKLNSLPSGLLPDGVNPALGPDATGLGQIFWYTLEGRDKDGNVTGGWDLQELRSIQDYYVKYALSSASGVSEVASIGGYVQEYQVDVDPEKMRQYNIGLADIVKAVKESNQDIGAQTLEMNKAEYLVRGLGYVKSIADIENAVVDSENFTSIRIKDVGKVHLGPAARRGILDKEGAEVVGGVVVARYGANPLEVINNVKDQIDEVSSGLPTKELADGRTSQVTIVPFYDRTELIQETLGTLNEALTLEILITILVIIIMVFNLRASILISGLMPVAVLMVFITMKLFNVDANIVALSGIAIAIGTMVDVGVILAENMIRHLEDEDLRVNKNGQPYITNEIVYNATAEVSGAIVTAVMTTIISFLPVFTMIGAEGKLFRPLAFTKTMALAAALVIALFLIPPFAATFFRKTEIRERLKYAINGFLILLGITAVIFGYWIGLVLVAFGAVAILSMRVTFSRKQKNLINTVIATIAVVFLLAEYWRPLGFDRSLIMNLIFVAVSCFGVLGIFSLLRKYYDSILKWALQNRLLFLIIPTTLLVLGFFIMRNTGKEFMPALNEGSFLLMPTSLPHSGIEENKRVLQQLDMAVATIPEIETVVGKAGRTESALDPAPLSMYENVIQYKSEYMRNASGERQRYRVNDDGLFVLKNERFHINPNNEVESDANYEASQLQTTITRNELIPDDDGEYYRNWRPEIESPDDIWNEIVRVTILPGITSAPKLQPIETRLVMLQTGMRAPMGIKVKGQDLREIEAFGLELEDILKQAEGVKQQAVFADRIVGKPYLLVDIKREQLARYGISIMDVQEILQVAVGGMPLTQTVEGRERYAVRVRYPRELRESPTDLKNIYVPVEKGSPVPLGELVDIRYEQGPQVIKSEDTFLVGYVLFDKLDGFAEVDVVENAQSLIQDKIDNGELTVPKGISYKFTGTYENQLRAEKTLSIVVPLCLIIIFLILYFQFKSVTTSLMVFTGIAIAFAGGFVMIWLYGQDWFLNFSLFGENLRELFNIKTINLSVAVWVGFIALFGIATDDGVVMATYLDQSFEKEKPNDKPGIRQATLEAAGKRIRPCLMTTVTTVLALLPVLTSTGKGSDIMIPMAIPIVGGMLIDVTSYFLLPVLYSWREEYQLKRASK from the coding sequence ATGCTGAACAAAGGCATAAAATTCCTTATAGAAAATAAGCTCGTTGCGGTACTGATGCTCGCCCTTTTCGTGGGTTGGGGCATCGTGAACGCACCCTTTAATTGGGACACCGGAATATTGCCCAATGACCCTGTGGCTGTAGATGCCATACCCGATATTGGCGAAAACCAACAGATTGTTTTCACCAAGTGGCAGGGGCGCTCCCCTCAGGATATCGAGGACCAGATTACCTACCCGCTTACCACTTCCCTTCTCGGAATACCTGGCGTCAAGACCATTCGCAGTTCTTCGATGTTCGGCTTTTCGAGTATCTATATCATTTTTGAAGAGGATATCGAATTCTACTGGTCGCGTAGCCGCATCCTCGAAAAGCTCAATTCGCTACCCAGTGGTCTGTTGCCCGATGGTGTCAATCCCGCCTTGGGTCCAGATGCTACGGGATTAGGCCAGATTTTTTGGTACACGCTGGAAGGCCGTGATAAGGACGGGAACGTCACGGGTGGATGGGACTTACAGGAACTTCGTAGTATACAAGATTACTACGTAAAATATGCTCTTTCTTCTGCCAGCGGTGTTTCAGAAGTGGCTTCCATCGGTGGTTATGTGCAGGAATACCAAGTGGATGTTGACCCTGAAAAGATGCGTCAGTACAACATCGGTCTGGCCGATATAGTAAAGGCGGTTAAGGAAAGCAATCAGGACATCGGTGCGCAGACCTTGGAAATGAACAAGGCCGAATACCTGGTGCGCGGTCTGGGCTACGTGAAATCCATAGCAGATATAGAAAATGCCGTAGTTGATTCCGAAAATTTCACATCTATCCGAATCAAGGATGTAGGCAAGGTACACTTGGGACCAGCTGCACGTCGAGGCATTTTGGACAAGGAAGGTGCCGAAGTTGTGGGCGGTGTGGTGGTAGCCCGCTATGGTGCCAATCCGCTGGAAGTCATCAATAACGTTAAAGACCAAATCGACGAAGTAAGCTCGGGACTTCCCACTAAGGAATTGGCCGACGGTCGAACCTCACAAGTAACCATCGTTCCCTTTTACGACCGAACCGAACTCATTCAGGAAACCTTGGGAACGCTCAACGAGGCCTTGACCTTGGAAATCCTGATTACTATTTTGGTCATCATCATAATGGTGTTCAATTTGAGGGCATCCATATTGATTTCAGGATTAATGCCTGTGGCCGTCTTGATGGTTTTTATCACGATGAAGCTCTTTAATGTGGATGCGAACATCGTGGCACTCTCGGGTATCGCCATTGCCATCGGAACGATGGTGGATGTGGGTGTCATCCTCGCCGAAAATATGATTCGCCATCTGGAAGACGAAGATTTACGGGTAAATAAAAATGGTCAACCTTACATTACAAACGAAATCGTGTACAACGCCACCGCCGAAGTTTCCGGTGCTATCGTTACTGCGGTAATGACTACGATAATCAGTTTTCTTCCGGTGTTTACGATGATTGGTGCCGAAGGGAAACTCTTCCGACCATTGGCGTTTACCAAAACAATGGCACTGGCCGCAGCACTGGTTATTGCGCTATTTCTTATACCGCCATTCGCAGCCACTTTCTTTAGAAAGACCGAAATACGGGAACGGCTCAAATATGCCATCAATGGGTTTTTAATCTTATTGGGAATCACCGCCGTGATTTTTGGGTATTGGATAGGTTTGGTACTTGTCGCTTTTGGCGCGGTGGCCATTTTATCGATGCGTGTTACGTTTTCGCGGAAGCAGAAAAATCTCATCAATACGGTTATTGCCACCATCGCCGTTGTGTTTCTATTGGCCGAGTATTGGCGACCACTTGGTTTCGACCGCAGCCTAATTATGAACCTGATTTTTGTAGCGGTAAGCTGTTTTGGGGTTCTGGGCATCTTTTCGCTACTCAGAAAGTACTACGACAGCATCTTAAAATGGGCATTACAAAACAGGTTGCTGTTCCTGATAATCCCCACAACATTGCTCGTTCTTGGTTTCTTCATAATGCGCAACACGGGCAAGGAATTTATGCCAGCACTCAATGAGGGTTCGTTTCTGTTGATGCCCACATCCCTTCCTCACTCAGGCATAGAGGAAAACAAGAGGGTTTTGCAACAACTGGATATGGCCGTAGCCACTATCCCTGAAATCGAGACCGTGGTAGGAAAGGCAGGTCGTACCGAATCCGCACTTGACCCGGCACCGCTTTCGATGTACGAGAACGTGATTCAGTACAAGTCCGAATATATGCGGAACGCTTCAGGGGAACGGCAACGGTATCGGGTAAACGATGACGGACTCTTTGTATTGAAAAACGAAAGGTTTCATATCAATCCGAACAACGAAGTAGAAAGCGATGCTAATTATGAAGCATCCCAATTGCAAACTACTATCACAAGAAACGAATTGATTCCCGATGATGATGGCGAGTACTACCGCAACTGGCGACCTGAAATCGAAAGTCCAGATGATATTTGGAACGAAATTGTACGGGTCACCATATTACCGGGAATCACGTCCGCCCCAAAATTACAGCCCATCGAAACACGACTGGTGATGTTGCAAACTGGAATGCGCGCACCAATGGGCATTAAGGTCAAGGGGCAGGACCTACGGGAAATCGAAGCATTCGGCTTGGAACTCGAAGACATCCTAAAGCAAGCCGAAGGCGTCAAACAACAGGCTGTATTTGCCGACCGTATCGTGGGTAAACCCTATCTGTTGGTCGATATAAAACGGGAACAGTTGGCACGCTACGGTATTTCGATTATGGACGTACAGGAAATACTGCAGGTGGCCGTTGGTGGGATGCCCCTGACCCAGACTGTCGAAGGTAGGGAACGCTATGCGGTAAGGGTGCGCTACCCCCGTGAGCTGCGGGAAAGTCCGACTGACTTGAAAAACATCTACGTTCCCGTGGAAAAAGGAAGCCCTGTTCCATTAGGCGAATTGGTTGATATTCGATATGAGCAAGGTCCACAGGTCATCAAAAGTGAGGACACTTTCTTGGTAGGTTACGTGCTGTTCGACAAGCTGGACGGATTTGCCGAAGTGGATGTGGTGGAAAACGCCCAGTCATTGATTCAGGACAAAATAGATAATGGTGAACTGACCGTTCCCAAAGGCATTAGCTATAAGTTCACCGGAACCTATGAAAACCAGCTGCGAGCCGAGAAAACCCTGTCTATCGTGGTTCCGTTGTGCTTGATTATCATATTCCTCATTTTATACTTTCAGTTCAAATCGGTCACCACCTCATTAATGGTATTTACAGGCATCGCCATAGCCTTTGCAGGTGGCTTTGTGATGATTTGGCTGTACGGTCAGGACTGGTTTCTCAATTTCAGTTTGTTCGGTGAAAACCTACGTGAACTTTTTAATATCAAGACCATCAACCTGAGCGTTGCGGTTTGGGTCGGGTTTATTGCCCTTTTCGGAATCGCTACGGATGACGGTGTGGTGATGGCGACCTATCTCGACCAGAGTTTTGAGAAGGAAAAACCGAATGACAAACCAGGCATTCGTCAAGCTACCCTTGAAGCGGCCGGCAAGCGTATCCGTCCCTGTTTGATGACGACCGTAACGACCGTTCTTGCCTTGTTGCCCGTACTCACATCCACAGGAAAAGGAAGCGACATAATGATTCCAATGGCCATCCCCATTGTGGGCGGGATGCTTATTGATGTAACCTCATATTTCCTGTTGCCCGTATTGTACAGCTGGCGGGAAGAATACCAACTTAAACGAGCGAGCAAATGA
- a CDS encoding TolC family protein, with amino-acid sequence MKNVKIIIGLLLVSAFAKAQELQSYIQEAEANNPVIQAYELRYNIAQEKVNEVNTLPNTVVSAGYFVSEPETRTGAQRARFSISQMLPWFGTITARENYASSMAENEFVEIAIAKRKLALSVAQSYYQLYANKAKQDILDENIQLLETYERLALTSVEVGKASAVDVLRLQIRQNELQQLKEVLQEDYLAEQSNFNNLLNRKESIAVEVVPEMTIPTEDPMYSKEGLALNPELLKYDRLYESIEQSELLNQKESAPNIGFGLDYVPVSERPDMTFSDNGKDIIMPMVSLSIPIFNNRYSSVSKQNELKQLEIESQKNERLNVLETAFAKATSQRNQARIQFNTQEKNLKQANDAEEILIKNYETGTIDFNDVLDIQELQLKFQMNQIESVRMYYAQSAIINYLIN; translated from the coding sequence ATGAAAAATGTAAAAATCATCATCGGATTATTGCTTGTTTCCGCTTTCGCAAAAGCACAGGAACTGCAATCCTACATTCAGGAAGCGGAAGCGAACAATCCCGTTATCCAAGCATACGAACTTCGATACAACATCGCACAGGAAAAGGTCAACGAAGTCAATACGCTACCTAATACTGTGGTAAGCGCAGGATACTTTGTAAGCGAACCCGAAACCCGAACGGGTGCGCAACGGGCACGGTTTTCGATTTCGCAGATGTTGCCTTGGTTCGGCACGATAACGGCACGGGAAAACTATGCCAGCTCAATGGCGGAAAATGAGTTTGTAGAAATTGCCATTGCCAAACGAAAACTGGCACTTTCGGTCGCCCAATCCTATTACCAATTGTATGCCAATAAGGCGAAGCAGGATATTTTGGACGAAAACATCCAACTCTTAGAGACCTATGAACGGTTGGCATTGACCTCTGTGGAAGTGGGCAAAGCCTCTGCCGTGGACGTACTACGATTGCAGATTCGGCAGAACGAATTACAACAACTAAAGGAAGTTCTTCAGGAAGACTATTTGGCGGAACAGTCCAACTTCAACAATCTGCTGAACCGAAAGGAAAGTATCGCCGTGGAAGTTGTTCCGGAAATGACCATTCCAACGGAAGACCCGATGTATAGCAAAGAAGGATTGGCACTCAATCCGGAACTGCTAAAATACGATAGACTTTACGAGTCCATTGAGCAATCCGAATTGCTCAATCAGAAAGAAAGTGCCCCGAATATCGGTTTTGGATTGGACTATGTACCCGTTTCCGAACGTCCCGATATGACCTTTAGCGACAACGGCAAGGATATCATTATGCCAATGGTATCGCTGTCCATACCTATTTTCAACAACCGCTATTCATCGGTTTCCAAACAGAACGAACTGAAGCAACTGGAAATCGAATCCCAGAAAAACGAACGATTGAATGTATTGGAAACCGCTTTCGCGAAAGCAACATCGCAACGCAATCAAGCCCGTATTCAATTCAATACCCAAGAAAAGAATTTAAAGCAAGCGAACGATGCCGAAGAAATCCTGATTAAGAATTATGAAACAGGAACCATCGATTTTAATGATGTACTGGACATACAGGAACTGCAACTGAAATTTCAGATGAACCAAATCGAGTCGGTGCGGATGTACTATGCACAGTCTGCGATTATCAATTATCTAATCAACTAA
- a CDS encoding site-specific integrase, which produces MSTSAKIILRKKPNAKGLYPLAIRITKDRRSTYKHIGHYIELEDWDSKNLKVKKSHSEAESLNNLIASKLSEARKGLIALQTDNKGATARQIKKEIYKPTSSLTFFDFADEHLEALEAEKKINRHSTDSAWVSYIEKYCSGRHLTFQEINERFLKKFKIYLKGSCSLTETTAMNVMVLIRLLFNRAIRDKVVSKEIYPFGKDKFKIKFPETTKTGLSGKEIKALESVTELTDMERHSLNVWLFSFYFAGMRVSDVLFIRWSQIYDGRLHYRMGKNSKLLSLKIPAKVEKILLQYIEDRVNDDDFVFPEMKKADLSDAKDIYRKKKVANKKFNDHLKKIAKRAGIQKKVTMHIARHSFGNIAGDNIHPLMLQKLYRHTDLKTTINYQANFIHKDADDALDSVVNFL; this is translated from the coding sequence ATGTCAACGAGTGCAAAAATAATACTTCGCAAAAAGCCTAATGCAAAAGGGCTGTATCCGCTTGCAATTAGGATAACCAAAGACCGTCGTTCAACTTACAAACACATAGGCCATTACATTGAATTAGAGGATTGGGACTCTAAAAACCTAAAGGTAAAAAAATCGCATTCTGAAGCTGAAAGCCTGAACAATTTGATAGCTTCCAAACTATCCGAAGCCAGAAAAGGGCTTATTGCATTACAGACGGATAATAAAGGTGCTACTGCTCGACAAATCAAAAAAGAAATATATAAGCCAACTTCGAGCTTAACTTTTTTTGATTTTGCTGACGAGCATCTTGAAGCCTTAGAAGCTGAAAAGAAAATCAATCGCCATTCTACAGATTCAGCTTGGGTGAGTTATATAGAAAAATACTGCTCTGGCCGACATTTGACTTTCCAAGAAATCAATGAGCGCTTTCTCAAAAAATTCAAGATTTATTTAAAGGGTTCTTGCTCATTAACTGAAACTACTGCAATGAATGTAATGGTATTGATAAGGTTACTGTTCAATAGAGCCATTAGGGATAAGGTTGTAAGTAAGGAAATATATCCCTTTGGCAAGGATAAGTTTAAAATCAAATTTCCCGAAACCACAAAAACAGGGCTTTCAGGAAAAGAAATAAAAGCCCTGGAAAGTGTTACTGAACTAACTGATATGGAAAGACACTCATTAAATGTTTGGTTGTTCAGTTTCTATTTTGCTGGAATGCGTGTTTCGGATGTGTTGTTTATAAGGTGGTCCCAGATTTATGATGGGCGATTGCATTATAGAATGGGGAAAAATTCAAAGTTACTCTCCCTTAAAATTCCAGCTAAGGTTGAAAAAATCTTGCTACAGTACATTGAGGACAGAGTAAATGATGATGACTTTGTTTTCCCGGAAATGAAAAAAGCTGACTTATCTGATGCGAAAGACATATATCGAAAGAAAAAAGTAGCAAATAAAAAATTCAATGACCACCTTAAAAAGATTGCGAAAAGAGCAGGCATCCAGAAAAAAGTTACGATGCACATTGCTCGACATTCTTTTGGCAATATTGCAGGCGATAACATTCATCCGCTTATGCTTCAAAAATTATATCGGCATACGGATTTGAAAACCACCATTAACTATCAAGCTAATTTTATTCATAAAGATGCTGACGATGCTTTGGACAGTGTGGTAAATTTTTTATAA
- the merTP gene encoding mercuric transport protein MerTP has product MNTSKSSNTAAYTGIFTAVAASVCCITPVLALLAGTSGIASTFSWIEPFRPYLIGLTILVLGFAWYQKLKPKSQHEIDCACEDDEKPSFLQSKTFLLIVTLFASLMLAFPYYSGIFYTQPTKEIVYVQQDNIVKKTFTVEGMTCTGCENHVKSEVNKLDGILSVKASYKEGITIVKYDRTKVSEEQIINAINSTSYKVSE; this is encoded by the coding sequence ATGAACACATCCAAATCATCAAATACAGCAGCGTACACCGGCATTTTCACAGCGGTCGCTGCCTCAGTCTGTTGCATCACACCAGTGCTTGCACTATTGGCAGGAACAAGCGGTATTGCTTCGACATTTTCTTGGATAGAACCTTTTAGACCTTATTTAATCGGACTGACAATTTTAGTTCTTGGATTCGCTTGGTACCAGAAGCTAAAGCCAAAATCACAGCACGAAATTGATTGTGCCTGTGAAGATGATGAGAAACCTTCTTTTCTACAATCAAAAACATTTCTGCTTATTGTGACCCTCTTTGCGAGTCTAATGCTGGCATTTCCCTATTACTCAGGAATATTTTATACCCAACCAACCAAGGAAATCGTATATGTGCAACAGGACAATATTGTTAAAAAAACCTTTACCGTTGAAGGAATGACTTGTACTGGTTGCGAAAACCACGTCAAGAGCGAGGTAAACAAGTTGGACGGTATACTTTCTGTTAAGGCCAGTTACAAAGAGGGCATAACAATAGTCAAATATGACCGCACCAAAGTATCTGAGGAACAAATAATAAACGCAATCAACAGTACAAGTTATAAAGTCTCTGAATAA
- a CDS encoding helix-turn-helix domain-containing protein has product MVKDFYIKNMVCDRCIKVLKDELNVNNIELHQIELGRLRLDIDDLDLDKFETLLKENGFSLIGSTEEKLTEKVKVELIKTMQELPIQLDKKLSEHLVDALGHEYSKISKVFSFTQGVTIEKYFIKLKIEKVKELIQANEHNFTEMAQLLDYSHINHLSGQFKSETGMSLSIYKSQQKNFRNSLDKIM; this is encoded by the coding sequence ATGGTCAAGGACTTTTACATAAAAAATATGGTATGCGACCGATGCATCAAGGTGTTGAAGGATGAACTGAATGTAAATAATATCGAGTTGCATCAGATTGAATTGGGTCGATTGCGGCTGGACATTGATGACCTTGATTTGGACAAATTCGAAACCTTGTTGAAAGAAAACGGTTTCTCGCTCATCGGAAGTACGGAAGAAAAGTTGACCGAAAAGGTCAAGGTCGAACTCATAAAAACGATGCAGGAACTACCGATTCAACTTGATAAAAAACTGTCCGAACATTTGGTGGATGCCTTGGGACACGAGTATTCAAAAATCAGCAAGGTATTCTCGTTTACGCAAGGTGTTACCATTGAAAAATATTTCATCAAACTAAAAATTGAAAAGGTAAAAGAACTCATACAGGCTAACGAACACAATTTTACTGAAATGGCGCAACTGCTCGATTATAGCCATATCAACCATTTAAGCGGACAGTTTAAAAGCGAGACGGGAATGAGCCTTTCAATCTATAAATCCCAACAAAAGAATTTTAGGAATTCGTTGGACAAAATTATGTAG
- a CDS encoding VOC family protein has protein sequence MKEANPVVWFEIYVHDLNRAVKFYEEVLKVELFDLNDPSDASVLMKGFPGNMEAYGASGALIKMKGMEPSGNNSTVVYFGCDDCAVLESRVSENGGKVQQPKMSIGEHGFVSLVVDSEGNTIGFHSLK, from the coding sequence ATGAAAGAAGCTAATCCGGTTGTTTGGTTCGAAATTTATGTGCACGATTTAAACAGAGCAGTTAAATTTTATGAGGAAGTGTTGAAAGTTGAATTGTTCGACCTGAATGACCCGTCGGATGCATCAGTCTTAATGAAAGGCTTTCCCGGTAATATGGAAGCCTATGGAGCATCAGGGGCGTTAATCAAAATGAAAGGAATGGAACCCTCAGGAAATAATAGTACGGTGGTTTATTTCGGATGTGACGACTGCGCCGTACTTGAAAGCCGGGTGTCTGAGAACGGAGGGAAAGTGCAACAACCGAAGATGTCTATAGGGGAACACGGTTTCGTGTCACTGGTTGTTGATTCGGAAGGGAATACCATAGGATTTCATTCACTAAAATAA